Genomic window (Streptosporangium brasiliense):
CCTCCGTGCGGCGGGGCACTGTGATCTGCCCGTGCGGTGGGCGGTCATGATCCCTCCGTACGATGGGGCGCTGTGACCTGCCCGTGCGGTGGATGGCCGTGACTGCTCCGTGCGGTGGGCGGTCGTGACTGCCACGTGTACGGCGGGGCGCTGTGATCTGCCCGTGCGGTAGGCGGTCGTGACCGCTCCGTGTGGCGGGTGCTCCAGGCGCTCCATGCTCCGCGCGGAGCGGGTCCGTGACCCGTCCACACGGCGGAGCGGGGGCGACCGGTCCTCCGGTCACCCCCGCTCCGCCGCGGTGTGGTCAGTCCTGGCGGCGGGCGCCGAACATGATCTCGTCCCAGGTCGGCACCGACGCGCGCCGTCCCCGGGCCTTCTTCGCCGGCCGTGCCGGGGGCGGTGCCGGCTTCGGCGGCTCCGCGGGCTTCGGCGCCTCGGCAGGCTTGTCCACCGTAGGTTTGGCGGCTTCGGGCTCCTGCGCCGCGGGCTTGTCCGGCTGCCGCGCCCCTTCCTTGACCGGGCCGGCCGGAGCAGGCCGTTCGTCCGCGCTGACGCGTGCCGCCGGCACGGCTATCGGGGCCTCCCGGGCCGGTTCCGGGTCGGCCTCGGGCTCCTCGGTGTCGGGCGCCGCCGCGGCCGCCTCGGGTGCCGTCTCCTGCTCGGCGACCTGCTCCCGGACGGGCTCCGGCGCGGCCGGCTCGGGCGTGGTCTCGGGAACCTCCGCGACGACCGGCTCCGGCCCGGCGACCGGCTCCTCCACGGCGGCCGGCTCGGGCGCGGCGGCCACCGCCGGCGCTACGGGCTCGGGCTCCGGGAGGCGGGCCGGCGCGGACGCGGCCGGTGCCGTCCCGGCCGCCGGCTCCGGCCCGGCGGCGCCGGCCGGTGGGGCGGGCTCGACCGGCTCGTGGACGGCGGCTGGCTCGGGCCTCCTGACCGGCTCCGGCGCCCTGGCCGGTGTGTAACCGGGCTGGTCCGGGGCGCGCAGCGGCGGCACCGAGGACCTCGGCGCCTCGTATCCGGCCGGGAGCGGGGGCATCGGCGGCTGCACGTAGGCGGCCGGGGACTCGGGCTGCTCGTAGGCGGCCGGAGGCTCGGGCCGCTCGTGGGCCGGCGCGGCCGGGGGCTCGTTGCGCACCACCGAGGGGAACGAGACCGGCGGCTGGTTCAGCGGCTCGGGCGCCAGCGGCGGCACCGGTGCGAGCTTGGCCACGCGCGGCACGAACGGCGTGACGATGGAGTCCTCGACCGGCTCGACGTATTCGCCGGCGGACAGGCGCATGGCCTCGTCGTCGTGCGGCGTGATGTGGCGCCGTCGCGGATCGAAGATCCACTCGGCGTTGCGGCTGTGACCGTTCCAAACGAAACCGAGCTTGATCCGCCACAGGTTGTCGTCCCTTTTGGCGGAGTCCCAGTCGATCTCGTCGGCGGGCACGCCGCGACGGGTCAGCCGCTCGGCGACCAGGTCGCCGAGGGTGGGACCGGGAGCGGAGTCGCCCGGCAGCCGCACGGCGCAGCGCTGCGCCTGCTGAGCCATGTACTCACGTTCCTGGAGCACGGGGCCCTCGAACCACCGCACCCGCTCGACCGGGATGCCCGCCGTGGCGGCGATCTCCTCCGCGGTCTCGCCGGCACGGATCCGGGCCTGGATCTCCTTGGGGCGCAACGGACTCTCCACTTCGATCTCGTACTGGCCGAGACGGGAGAAGTTGCCGCGGACGGCAGCACGGAGCCGGTCGTCGACGGGCAGCGTGAACCGGGTCCCCCGGCCGGCTGTCGCCAGCACGAGATAGGTCCCGTCCTCACTCACCGCGACGAGTCGGAGCTCCTGCATGCGAGTCCCTTCGTCGTCGTGCTCAATCTTCCCCCGGACCCTTGAGTCTCTCGCGTGTGCCGGTTGCCTGCCAGCACCGTACCCGGCATGTCCGAACATCGCCTTCCTGGATGGGGCTCGCAGCGATGTGACGCCGGTCACATTTGCTCCATTCATCTACTTGCAGGCACCGGTGTGGAGCAGCACGTTCAGGGTCCTCGACGGATTCTCCCCAATAACGCCGGGTGCCGTTGTGGACTTCGGCCAATAGCCGGGAGATGACATCGGGACCCGCCGGCCGGTCCCCGGGCGGCGTGTCGCGGCCACGGGGGCGTGGGGCGGGGGTCCGGTGCGGTCCGGGCCGTCACCGTCGCCGGAGGTCATGGCAGCCGGTGTGGCGTGGAGCGGCGGTCGATGTGGACGGCGGGAGAATGTCATCTCCGGCGTACTCCCTCGGGGTTGGGCGGCGCGGGGCGTCTGCGAATCTGCCTGTCGCACAGGTCACAGGAACAACAGGACACGCGGATGCGTCATTCTTCGAGGGAGCCTTTACGCACCCCTTTACCGAAAGCTTGTGAGAAGGGACTGATTCGGGGAATGGGCGGCCAGCAGAGATTCGATCTGAGCATGCCGCAGATCGTGGGGGGCGCTCTGGCCACGATGACGGCGGCGGTGGCCGCATCGTATCTGGGGGTCGCCGGCACGGTGATCGGCGCGGCCGTGATGAGCGTCGGGAGCACGGTCGGCGGCGCCGTATACACCCACTACCTCAAGCGCACCGGCACCCAGCTCACCTTCCTCAGGGGACACGAGGCCGCCGACGACCCGCCCAGGAAGGTGGAGGGCGAGGGCGAGCTGGCGACGGCCGCGCGGGCCACGGTGCGGGGCGAGGCGCAGGCCCGGTGGGCCGGTGGGCCGGCCCCGGCGGAGCTGGACGCCCCGACCTCGGTGCTCCCGGCCGTCGGCACGGTGGATCCCGACGCCCCGACCTCGCCGTTCCCGGTGAGCAGGCCCGCCTCGGCGGACCCCGACGCCCCGACCTCGGTGCTCCCGGCCGTCGGCGGCGGCGCGGCGCCGAGCGCCGACGACCTGGACGGCCTCGTCGTGGTGGACGTCGACCCGGCCACGGCCGAACTGCCCAGGATCACCGACGGCACCCACGCCGACGGCCCCCGCGTCAGGGTCTGGATGCTGGCGGTGACGGCGGTGGTGACGTTCGCGCTGGGCATGGGGGCCATCCTGGGGTTCGAGGGGCTCACCGGGCAGCCGGTCTCCAGCACCGTCCGGGGGGAGAAGGGGTCGGGCACCAGCCTCAACCCCGGCGCCGGCAAGCGGGACAAGAGCCCCGACCGGGTCAAGCACTCCAGGCCGGCCAGCCCGGCGCCGCCGGCGATCCCCGACAGGACCTCCGAGCCGACCGCGACCGCCGACTCCGGGCAGCCCGAGCGGCCGGGGACGGAGCCGCCCGCCGAGCCCACCCCCTCGCCCACTCCGACCCGCACCCCGACCCCGGAGCCGACCTCCGGTCCCACCCAGATCGACCCGTCGCCGGAGCCCAGCGACCAGCCGACCGGCCCGCCGCCGAGTGAGCTGCCCCCTCCCGACGAGAGCGGGCCGCAGAGCGAGGGGCCCGAGGGGCAGAGCGTCCTCGGCGACGGCTGAGGGGCCGTCTCAGCCCAGGACGGCGTCCAGATAGTCGTTGGTGAACACGCGCTGCGGGTCCAGCCGGTCCCGCAGCGTCCGGAAGTCGCCGAACCGGGGATAGACCGTGGCCAGGTAGGCCGCGTCGCGGGTGTGGAGCTTGCCCCAGTGCGGCCGGCCGCCCAGCCGGGTCATGATCTCCTCGACGCCCTCGAAGTAGGCCGGGTTCGGCGTCGGCCGGTAGATGTGGCAGGCGATGTAGGCCGAGTCCCTGCCGTAGGCGGTGGACAGCCACGCGTCACTGGGCGGGGTGACCCGCACCTCGACCGGGAAGGTGATCTTCCAGTCCCGCCGTTCCACGAGGTCGCGGGTCTCGCGCAGGGCCTGGCCGAGGCGCTCGCGCGGGATCGCGTACTCCATCTCCAGGAAGCGCACGTCCCGCACGCTCGTGAAGATCTTGTACGAGGTGTCGGTGTGGGTCGAGGCCGACAGCGCCGCCGCCGAGATCGCGTTGAGCCGGGGGATCGCGCCGGGGAAGCGCCCGCCGATCCCGCACAACGCGCCGAACAGGGTGTTCTCCAGGAACTTGTTGTCCAGCCAGTGCCTGAAGGCGCCGGGCGGATCGGCCGGCCCCGCGCTCCGGTTGTTCCGCTTGGTCAGGCAGGTGTCGGTGTGCGGCAGCCAGAAGAAGTCCAGGTGCTCGTTGTCCGAGGTGATCGTGTCGAGCGAGTCGAGGATCCCGGTCAGCGTCATCGGCTGCCGGACGCTGCGCAGCAGGAACGACGGCTCCACCCGGAAGGTCACCGCGGTCACCACGCCGAGCGCGCCGAGGCCGACCCGGGCGGCGTCGAACAGGTCCTGCTCGCTCACCCCGTCGCGGACCTTCCCCGTGCCGCCGCGGGTGACCGTGACGACCTCGCCGTCGGCGAGCACCAGCTCCAGCCCGGTCACCTGGTCGGCCAGGCCGCCGACCTCCCGGCCGGTGCCGTGGGTGCCGGTCTGGATGGCGCCGGCGAGGGTCTGGGCGGTGATGTCGCCCATGTTCGCCAGGGCCAGGCCCATCCGGTCGAGCTCCTCGTTCAGCACGTGGAGCGGTGTGCCGGCGGCCGCCGTCACCCAGCCGTCGCCGGTCTCGCGGACGCCGGTCAGGGCCTCCGGCCGCAGCAGCAGGCCGTCGGTCAGCGCGACCCCGGTGAAGGAGTGCCCGGTGCCGACCATCCGCACCCGGCGTCCCGAGGCGGCGGCGTCCCGTACGGCCCGCGCCACCTCCTCCGTCGAGGAGGGCACGCGGACCTCCTGCGGGGTGGCGGACTGGTTCCCGGCCCAGTTGCGGAATGTCTCGCTCATGCACGCTCCTGCCTGTCGGCGTCATGGAGCACGCATGGTCTGCGCCTTCGGCCTACGCCGCGGGCACCTGTTCACCCCCGCTCCGCTCGCGAATGTGAACAATACTCATGATTACTGCTGGGGGATAGGGGTCCGCAGCCAGGTGGAGCCGCCGACGCCGATGATCACGGCGAGTACGGCACAGGCGAAGGAGAACCCGTAGGCGTTGGAGGCGCCGAAGACGTCGGTGAGCCGGCCGCCCGCCCAGGCGCCGAGCGCCACGCCGAAGCCGACCGCGGTGGAGACCCACGACATGCCCTCGGTGAGCAGGTGGGCCGGGACCAGCCGCTCGACCAGCGCGTAACCGGTGATGATCGTCGGGGAGATGGCCAGCCCGGCGAGGAACAGCGCCGGGACCATGATCTTGACGTCGCCGATCAGGGCGATCGGGGTCAGCCCGGCGGCGAACACCCCGAGGGCGCGGACGAACCGGCGGCGCAGCGAGATCTTCCACTGCCGCGCGCCGTACCAGAGGCCGGAGACCAGGCTCCCGCCGGCGACCGAGGCCAGCAGCAGCCCCGCGGCGGGCTTGGCCCCCTGCTCCTCGGCGAACGCCACCGTGATCAGGTCCACCGAGCCGAAGACCGCGCCCATCGCCAGGAACACGCACGACAGCAGGGCGATCCCGGGGATGGTGATCGGGGTGCCGGAGTGCTTCTCGCCGCGGCGGACCGGCGGCTCGGTGCCGCGCTGCATCGCGAAGGCGATCGTGCCCACGACCGTGCAGACCAGGGCGACGATCAGGCCGGCGTAGGGGTTGACCGCGGTGGCCAGGGCGCTGACCAGCGCGGGCCCGGCGACGAAGATGACCTCGTCGGCGACCGACTCGAAGGAGAACGCCGCGTGCAGCTTGGCCGACCCGGCCAGCAGGTGCGTCCAGCGGGCCCGCACGAGCGAGCCGAGCGACACCGCGCTCGCGCCGGCCACGACACCGGCGGCGAACAGGCTCCAGACGGGCGCCTGGAGCTCGGCGCAGAGCATCAGGCCCGCCAGCGCGGCGCCGTGGGCCAGGGTGAACGGGACGATTACCCTGGCCTGGCCGAACCTGTCCACCAGCCGTCCGGTCAGGGGCGCGGCGACGGCGTAGGAGACGTTGACGGTGGCCGCGACCGCGCCTGCCATGGCGAAGGAGTCGGTGAGAGCCTCGATGAGCATGACGATGCCGATGCCGAGCATCGACATCGGCATCCGCCCGAGGAACCCGGCGATGACGAAACCCTTGACGCCGGGCGTGCTGAACAGCCCCCGGTACGGCCCGACCACTGACAGCTCCCCCTCGCGCGCTTCCGGCGTAGATCGTAGCGACCATTTCCTACCGGACCGCCACCCGGCAAGCCATTTTCCGCGCAATGGCACACATCATGGCTTCTTGGAGCTAACGTGAGCGCGGTGTCGCATCTTCCCCGGTTGTGGGCGTTCGTCACGGTGCTGGCCGTGGTCGCCGCGCTCGCGGTCGTCGGCGGCGCGGTGTTCGTCGCCACCCGACCCACCGACTCCCTCAGCGCCGCCGCCGCCGAGTCCGACGTCCGGGACCTGGCCGGGATCGTCCCGCTGGCCAGTCCTCCGGCCTCCGGGACGGCCGCGCCGGCCACCCCTCCGGCGGTCGGCCCGACCCCGGCCGCCTCGGCCACCGGCGGTCCCGGGATCACCCTGACCCCGCCCCGGCTGCTGGTGATCTCCCAGTCGACCCTGCCCCAGCAGACCAAGGAGGACATCTCGCAGCTCAAGCACGTCCAGAAGATCGACTCCTTCGACGGCGGGGCGGTGAAGGTGTCCGGGGCCGGGCTCAACCTGCTCGCGGTCGACCCCGCCCGGTTCCGCGCCTGGGCACCGAAGGCCGTGGCCCAGCAGCCCGCGGTGTGGAGCGCGCTGGCCAAGGGCGAGTTCGTCGCCGACAGCTCGGCGGTGCGTCGCCTCGGGCTGGTCCTCGGCTCGCACTACCAGGTGGACGGCGGCCCCCTGCTCCGGGTCGCGGCCTCCGCCTCCTTCGGCCTGCCCGGCGTGGACGGCCTGGTGGGCGCCGAGACCGGGCGGCGGCTCGGGCTGCTGCCGGGCGTGGCGCTGCTGGTGCACGGGCCGGAGAAGGCGGCGGCGGCCCTCAACGCCGGGGTGCGCAAGCTGCTGAGCTCGGGCGCGCAGGTGATCACCGTGGGCGGCGGCCGTACGGTCCGGACCGCCACCGGGAAGACCACCGCCGACAGGACCACGGGCAAGGCCAAGGACAGGACCGCCGAGCGGCCGCGGGCGGCCCGGAAGGTGGCGGTCGGTCGGCCCGGCAGCTATCTGGAGCTGTACCGCAGGTCGGCCACCGTCTGCCCGGGTCTCTCCTGGACGGTGCTGGCCGCGATCGGTCAGGTGGAGAGCTCGCACGGGCGCAACAACGGGCCGTCCTCGGCGGGCGCCCAGGGGCCGATGCAGTTCATGCCCGCCACCTGGAAGGCCTACGGCGTCGACGGTGACGGCGACGGCGTCGCCGACATCTGGAGCCCCTACGACGCCGTCCCCTCGGCGGCCAACTACCTGTGCGCCAACGGCGCGGGGCAGGGCGGCAAGAAGTTGGAGAAGGCCATCTGGTTCTACAACCACTCCTGGTCGTACGTCAGCAAGGTCATGTCCGTCTCGCGGGGCTACGCCGCCGCCTACCCGTGACGGAGCGGGGCCACGCCGCCGCCCGCCCCGGACGGATCAGTCCCCTGCCCGGGACGGATCAGCCCCGGCGGCGGGGCGGGGCGGGGCAGCAGGTGGCCGCGCAGGCGGCCGGCTCCGGCTCGGCCAGCAGCTCCCCGATCATCGAGACGAACCGGGGGTGGGTGCCCGCGGTGGCGGCCCTGGCCAGCGGGAGGCCCAGCTCGGCGGCCAGCTCCGCGGCCTCCACGTCGAGGTCGTAGACCACCTCCATGTGGTCGGAGACGAACCCGATCGGCACCAGCACCACCGCGGGGGCGTCGATCTCGCGCAGGTGGTCGCAGACGTCGGGCTCCAGCCACGGGATGTGCGGGGCGCCGCTGCGGCTCTGCCAGACCAGGTCCCACGGCCGGTCGCCGCCCAGCTCGGCGCTGATCAGCGAGGCCGTCCGGCGCAGCTGCGCCTCGTACGCCCCGCCGTGCGGCCCGGCCGTCTGGGCCATCGAGACCGGGATGCTGTGCGCGGTGAAGACCAGGCGCGCGGAGTCGCGGTGCTCGGCCGGCAGCTCCTCCAGAGCCTCACGGGTGTGGTCCGCCATGGCCGCGACGAAGCCCGGGTGGTCGAAGTAGTGCCGGAGCTTGACGAT
Coding sequences:
- a CDS encoding ferrochelatase is translated as MGTYDALLVVSFGGPEKPDDVMPFLENVVRGRGIPRERLLEVEAHYQRFGGASPINQQCRDLIAAVEPTVDLPVYWGNRNWHPYLEDTLRRMAADGVRRAAAFVTAAYSSYSACRQYIDDISLARAAVENAPEIVKLRHYFDHPGFVAAMADHTREALEELPAEHRDSARLVFTAHSIPVSMAQTAGPHGGAYEAQLRRTASLISAELGGDRPWDLVWQSRSGAPHIPWLEPDVCDHLREIDAPAVVLVPIGFVSDHMEVVYDLDVEAAELAAELGLPLARAATAGTHPRFVSMIGELLAEPEPAACAATCCPAPPRRRG
- a CDS encoding lytic transglycosylase domain-containing protein, which translates into the protein MSHLPRLWAFVTVLAVVAALAVVGGAVFVATRPTDSLSAAAAESDVRDLAGIVPLASPPASGTAAPATPPAVGPTPAASATGGPGITLTPPRLLVISQSTLPQQTKEDISQLKHVQKIDSFDGGAVKVSGAGLNLLAVDPARFRAWAPKAVAQQPAVWSALAKGEFVADSSAVRRLGLVLGSHYQVDGGPLLRVAASASFGLPGVDGLVGAETGRRLGLLPGVALLVHGPEKAAAALNAGVRKLLSSGAQVITVGGGRTVRTATGKTTADRTTGKAKDRTAERPRAARKVAVGRPGSYLELYRRSATVCPGLSWTVLAAIGQVESSHGRNNGPSSAGAQGPMQFMPATWKAYGVDGDGDGVADIWSPYDAVPSAANYLCANGAGQGGKKLEKAIWFYNHSWSYVSKVMSVSRGYAAAYP
- a CDS encoding MFS transporter — encoded protein: MVGPYRGLFSTPGVKGFVIAGFLGRMPMSMLGIGIVMLIEALTDSFAMAGAVAATVNVSYAVAAPLTGRLVDRFGQARVIVPFTLAHGAALAGLMLCAELQAPVWSLFAAGVVAGASAVSLGSLVRARWTHLLAGSAKLHAAFSFESVADEVIFVAGPALVSALATAVNPYAGLIVALVCTVVGTIAFAMQRGTEPPVRRGEKHSGTPITIPGIALLSCVFLAMGAVFGSVDLITVAFAEEQGAKPAAGLLLASVAGGSLVSGLWYGARQWKISLRRRFVRALGVFAAGLTPIALIGDVKIMVPALFLAGLAISPTIITGYALVERLVPAHLLTEGMSWVSTAVGFGVALGAWAGGRLTDVFGASNAYGFSFACAVLAVIIGVGGSTWLRTPIPQQ
- a CDS encoding D-arabinono-1,4-lactone oxidase codes for the protein MSETFRNWAGNQSATPQEVRVPSSTEEVARAVRDAAASGRRVRMVGTGHSFTGVALTDGLLLRPEALTGVRETGDGWVTAAAGTPLHVLNEELDRMGLALANMGDITAQTLAGAIQTGTHGTGREVGGLADQVTGLELVLADGEVVTVTRGGTGKVRDGVSEQDLFDAARVGLGALGVVTAVTFRVEPSFLLRSVRQPMTLTGILDSLDTITSDNEHLDFFWLPHTDTCLTKRNNRSAGPADPPGAFRHWLDNKFLENTLFGALCGIGGRFPGAIPRLNAISAAALSASTHTDTSYKIFTSVRDVRFLEMEYAIPRERLGQALRETRDLVERRDWKITFPVEVRVTPPSDAWLSTAYGRDSAYIACHIYRPTPNPAYFEGVEEIMTRLGGRPHWGKLHTRDAAYLATVYPRFGDFRTLRDRLDPQRVFTNDYLDAVLG
- the sepH gene encoding septation protein SepH — translated: MQELRLVAVSEDGTYLVLATAGRGTRFTLPVDDRLRAAVRGNFSRLGQYEIEVESPLRPKEIQARIRAGETAEEIAATAGIPVERVRWFEGPVLQEREYMAQQAQRCAVRLPGDSAPGPTLGDLVAERLTRRGVPADEIDWDSAKRDDNLWRIKLGFVWNGHSRNAEWIFDPRRRHITPHDDEAMRLSAGEYVEPVEDSIVTPFVPRVAKLAPVPPLAPEPLNQPPVSFPSVVRNEPPAAPAHERPEPPAAYEQPESPAAYVQPPMPPLPAGYEAPRSSVPPLRAPDQPGYTPARAPEPVRRPEPAAVHEPVEPAPPAGAAGPEPAAGTAPAASAPARLPEPEPVAPAVAAAPEPAAVEEPVAGPEPVVAEVPETTPEPAAPEPVREQVAEQETAPEAAAAAPDTEEPEADPEPAREAPIAVPAARVSADERPAPAGPVKEGARQPDKPAAQEPEAAKPTVDKPAEAPKPAEPPKPAPPPARPAKKARGRRASVPTWDEIMFGARRQD